From a single Ignavibacteria bacterium genomic region:
- a CDS encoding serine hydrolase — protein MRILILLQILLLGISQAQNLYFPPLTGSDWETVSPSSLGWDVTKTDSLYSFLSSTNTKAFLVLKDGKIAIEKYFGSFTKDSVWYWASAGKSLTAVLVGIAKQEGKINLYDSTSKYLSPGWTSLIPSQEGRIKIIHQLTMTTGLDDGVSDPYCTLPACLIYKAERGNRWAYHNAPYTLLDNVIESATGLNMNQFLQQKLRPSTGINGLYLKNGYNNVFYSNARSMARFGLLMLNKGKWNSTAVITDTAYYRDMVNTSQNLNLSYGYLWWLNGKESYMLPQSQFVFPGGFAPDAPENMFAAIGKNGQLVNVVPGENLVMIRMGDAPGSGVEVPTFYNNDIWKRLKVVVNPATSIKETSFVKKEETMIFPVPAGSTLFINGLNELTEPAEVNIYSVTGEKVMRSFYNGSLDISYLSDGVWFGVIVSEKGTNTFKFVKLSQ, from the coding sequence TTGCGAATATTAATTCTTCTTCAGATTCTGTTGCTTGGGATATCTCAGGCACAGAATCTCTATTTTCCGCCTCTCACCGGGAGTGACTGGGAAACAGTGTCCCCTTCATCTCTTGGCTGGGATGTAACAAAAACCGACTCTTTGTACTCCTTCCTCTCATCCACCAATACAAAAGCATTTTTAGTATTAAAGGACGGGAAGATTGCCATCGAAAAATATTTTGGTTCGTTCACGAAAGACAGTGTATGGTATTGGGCTTCCGCGGGAAAATCATTAACCGCAGTCCTGGTCGGAATTGCTAAACAGGAAGGGAAAATTAATCTCTATGACTCCACTTCCAAATACCTTTCTCCCGGCTGGACCTCCCTTATTCCTTCACAGGAAGGCAGGATAAAAATAATCCATCAGTTGACAATGACCACAGGACTTGATGACGGAGTGTCCGACCCCTACTGTACACTTCCTGCATGTCTCATTTACAAAGCTGAACGCGGCAACCGGTGGGCATATCACAACGCCCCCTACACTCTCCTTGACAATGTGATCGAGAGTGCTACCGGACTAAACATGAACCAGTTTTTACAACAAAAACTCCGTCCTTCCACAGGTATTAACGGACTCTATCTGAAAAACGGGTATAACAATGTTTTCTACAGCAACGCAAGAAGCATGGCACGATTTGGTCTGCTTATGCTCAACAAGGGGAAATGGAACTCAACAGCGGTGATTACAGATACAGCATATTACAGGGATATGGTAAATACTTCACAAAACCTTAACCTCTCCTACGGTTATCTCTGGTGGCTGAATGGAAAAGAGTCGTATATGTTACCTCAGTCTCAGTTTGTTTTTCCGGGTGGTTTTGCTCCGGATGCCCCTGAAAACATGTTTGCCGCAATAGGGAAAAACGGACAACTGGTTAATGTGGTACCCGGTGAGAACCTGGTAATGATCAGGATGGGAGACGCTCCCGGTTCAGGGGTTGAAGTGCCAACTTTTTATAATAACGACATTTGGAAGAGACTGAAAGTGGTGGTTAACCCTGCCACATCAATTAAGGAAACTTCATTTGTAAAAAAAGAAGAAACGATGATTTTCCCGGTTCCGGCTGGCAGCACACTTTTCATCAATGGATTGAATGAGTTGACGGAACCTGCAGAGGTAAATATCTACTCAGTGACAGGTGAGAAGGTTATGCGGTCTTTCTACAACGGTTCACTCGATATCTCATATCTGTCAGATGGAGTCTGGTTTGGTGTTATTGTCTCTGAAAAAGGTACGAACACCTTTAAATTTGTGAAATTATCACAATAG